A stretch of the Neodiprion lecontei isolate iyNeoLeco1 chromosome 4, iyNeoLeco1.1, whole genome shotgun sequence genome encodes the following:
- the LOC107226493 gene encoding glycoprotein 3-alpha-L-fucosyltransferase A isoform X3 has translation MKDGHRLPHPAPRIRRSGKRVARLWPEEDPMEDRITNQLMYVPPEYNKTSAEQKLKKILVTNGMGEAKPGREIFQKLGCPVDTCTILRSKPEEADLILFKDHVSHPGSRPQNQIWMLYFLECPYHTQTIKFPQINWTATYRRDSDIVAPYERWHYYDPKITQIPQRINYAANKTRKVAWFVSNCHARNQRLQYARELGKYIPVDIYGACGSLRCPRSRAQTCFDMLDTDYKFYLAFENSNCKDYITEKFFVNGLGHNVLPIVMGARPEDYERSSPYRSYIHVDEFESPKELADYLHRLDKDDELYNSYFRWKGTGEFINTYFFCRVCAMLHDEYPVKSYSDVNVWWRGEGVCTQSSWRKHNAPLNAIGN, from the exons ATGAAGGATGGCCACCGATTGCCGCATCCCGCACCGCGGATTCGGCGTAGTGGAAAACGAGTCGCTCGTCTCTGGCCCGAAGAGGATCCTATGGAAGATCGCATCACCAATCAG CTGATGTACGTACCTCCAGAGTACAACAAGACCAGCGCAGAGCAGAAGCTGAAGAAAATATTGGTGACCAATGGGATGGGCGAGGCTAAACCTGGCCGTGAAATATTCCAGAAGCTTGGCTGCCCCGTCGACACGTGTACGATCCTACGAAGTAAGCCTGAAGAGGCCGACTTGATCTTGTTCAAAGACCACGTCAGTCATCCCGGTTCCAGGCCGCAGAACCAG ATATGGATGCTGTATTTTCTGGAGTGTCCTTACCACACGCAGACGATAAAGTTTCCTCAGATAAACTGGACGGCAACGTACAGGAGGGACAGCGACATAGTCGCTCCTTACGAAAGATGGCATTACTACGATCCGAAGATCACCCAAATTCCACAGCGCATCAATTACGCCGCCAACAAGACGAGAAAG GTTGCCTGGTTCGTATCAAACTGCCACGCGCGAAATCAGAGGCTCCAGTACGCGAGGGAACTCGGTAAATACATTCCAGTTGACATATACGGGGCCTGCGGATCCCTGAGGTGTCCACGGTCCAGGGCGCAGACATGCTTCGACATGTTGGACACTGACTACAAGTTCTACCTTGCTTTTGAGAATTCAAACTGCAAGGACTACATAACGGAAAAATTCTTCGTCAACGGTCTTGG GCACAATGTGCTGCCGATCGTGATGGGTGCCAGACCGGAAGACTACGAGCGAAGCTCTCCGTACAGGTCGTACATCCACGTGGACGAGTTCGAGTCGCCTAAGGAGTTGGCGGATTACTTGCACCGCCTTGACAAGGACGACGAGCTTTACAATTCGTACTTCCGCTGGAAGGGTACCGGGGAATTTATAAATACGTATTTTTTCTGTCGCGTATGCGCGATGCTGCACGACGAGTATCCGGTGAAATCGTACAGCGACGTGAACGTCTGGTGGCGAGGTGAAGGAGTCTGCACGCAGTCCTCCTGGCGGAAGCACAACGCGCCATTGAACGCGATTGGAAATTGA